Within the Nicotiana tabacum cultivar K326 chromosome 11, ASM71507v2, whole genome shotgun sequence genome, the region aaatcacgtaacaaaaatgtatttaataaaatcaagataattaagtcaataataaaaacagttaagcgaccgtgctagaaccacggaattcggaaatgcctaacaccttcttccggattaacagaattccttactcaggatttctggttcgcagaataataaacagagtcatattctcctcgattcagggattataattggtgacttgggacgccttaaaattcccaggtggcgactctgaaacaaataaacaaatcccgtttcgactgtccttcaattggagaaaactccccacgcgccccgcgggcgcggcgaaaaggaggtgcgacaacaatgactatttatttcaactgtgtatttttattttttttaggtaaaatctataaaacaaaaaatatatttttagagcaccataatttagagctatataaaaaattatagccaaaataattaatttcaaactatgtatttttataactttttagatgccttgactatttatttcaattgtataaatctttattttcatgtcaaattcaaaaaaagattaactaaaactttattatttttaaccaaataaaacaatttagcctaaataatgtagttctatccaaattttattataaattgtattcgaaaaaaattatctaaaaaggtaacatacttaaaaaggtaaaaatatattttatttttttaaaaaacgcCACATATACAGAAAAATCCACGTGGCAGGCGAGTGCACCTACACAATTTGCTATATCAGCGTCCAGGGGGGTAATGACTCTCAAAAGGCCTAGTTGAGGGGGTAATTAAGACCACAAATAGTTTAAGGCTGTAAATAATAATTTGTGACAAATTTAGAAGGGTGATAAGATATTTTACCTATAATTTATCCTaaatcaataagaattttctctctacttttctatgcaatactcttctcttcttttaatgTTTTATAACACCGTCCTATTTGTTCAAGAAAGCTTTGCTTGGTATGCATTGCCTACGtacctaaaataaataaatagaagtcTTATCTATTTAATATTTGAACTTTTATATGAGGTATTTCATACAATTTAACGTATTTTACCACGCTACAGATTCGGTTGAAATCTCATcaaacccatcaaaacaaaacaaaattgtGTTTAGTCAAGAAAAAAGTTTCAAAACATACGCGcgaaaacataataaaaatgaGCCTAGTGCACAAAGCATCTCACATTCACGTAAGATCCGGAGAAGGACGGTACCTCAAGGAGTGTGATGTAGGCAACCTATCCTAATGCAAGTATCAATAGCTAATTCCACAACTCGAACCTGCGGCTCCCCTGCATTATGCTAGAACATATTGTAGACATGAAATATATAGtcaaacttcatcttttctttaaaaatttaaaattttgaatcaGGAGGAAATAAGTTCTTTTCCGAAATTTTTGTGTATTTAACAAGAACCATTACGATCTAAATGGTCATTGCAATATAGATTAAAATCAacttcctttagggcatggaatTGGAAGGAAGCCATGGTTTTAGCCAAACATCCAATGAtccaaatatatgtatatatagcaCCCTTCTTATTGCTTTTGTGGTTGATTAGTCTAGAATTATAGAAGCAGAAATCGGACCAACATAGAAGTGGGAAAAGAGGAAGTAGAAGAGAAGAGATTACTCAATGAATTTAAATCTTATGTACTaatagtttaaaaatatttatataatcagATCACTTAAAAGGTAATTGATAAATTAACAAAAATAATCACTAACTTGATATAGAGGCTGATCCAGAAATTTGAATTAATGGGTTTTGGATTTTAGAAAAGGTTTGTTCTGGataaattatttatacatatttaatagatTTCTTAACATAAATACAGTTTTTGGCAAAAGTTATCAAGTCCTACCCAATTTGTAGCTAAAACTCTAGCATCGTCTCTGATATAATAGATTAAATTATACTGATAGTACAAAAATAATCTAAGTGTGCTTGTCAAAAAAGGTCATGCAATGATGCACTAACATCATATATGTCTATGGCTAATACACCTTAATTATAGGCTAAAGTATGGCTCCTTAAGCTGTGATTATGACCTTCGCATGTTCATACTTTATTCAAATTACTATGATTAAGCTGTTTTAATCATTCCTACAACAAAATATCTGTATTAATTACAAGCTTCCATTATATTTGCCTAACCTATAGTTCTTCACTAAGAATCAAACATTCTCTTCTccattttcttgttttctcttcAGTAGAAAAATAATGGATGAGAGCAGGAAAATAAAACTCAGTCCACTGTTTTTCACAGtcttgttttcattttttatattttatgaaCAATTTGTGATGGTTAAATCAAGAGGGTGTTGTGGAATAGGCTGGGCCAGCCCAATAACAAGAGGTGAAATAAAGCCCAAGAAATTTTTTGGTCAGAAATTTGAAGGAATATTTTCAGAGGATATCAAAGCTAAAGAGGATTATGGTGGAGAAGATGatgattttgataatttttatagaCAACATGAAGATATTCCAAGCCCAGGTGTAGGCAACTgaagtgaaatatatatatatatatatatatatatatatatatatatatatatatatatatatatatatatatatatatatatatatatatataatacctAGTTCAGCTTCTTGAAAATGCACTATACTCATATGTGCATTTACAAAATTTTGCTTTTTACTAAGCTTAAAGTCATGACTGCATAGAAATTGTACTTAATGCTCATCTTATTTTATATTTCTGCCACCATATTGATATTGTGTATGGTAAGTTGAGAATTTGAAAATGAATTGGttcttttgttttggttttccACCAGTCTCCGCTACCCGCATTGGGGCCTTATTAAATTCGGATTCGCGCCCGAAAGTCTCATATTGAGGGGTAAAGTGCTCCCTAACAAAGGCGATTCCATACTCAGTTCTCGAACTCGAGAACTCTGATTAAGGATAATACAGTACTTACCGCTCCACCACAACTCTTATTGTTGTCGAAAAAATTCGGTTGGATTGGTCTGACCAAGAAAGGCATGGGGTTGGTACTGGATATTCCCAGAGTCGGGACTTTATGTAGGTTTTGCTTCACATGTTATAATTTAAGCTTTTTCAGATTATATTCGTACATATCATTAGATTTCATAGTTAAAAATATAAAGTTTTGATCTAGAAAAAATCTTAAGCTGCCCTTAGGAAAAGGTTTATTTCTTTATACATTTCACTTAACCCCTTAAAAGACTTGATCTCAAATGTGTAataatattcttttgcttttcccctcttttcttgttgggcaaaatacaaaattgtCCAGTCGGCCAAAACTAATTGTATTCGTTAGCAAGAAagtgtataaaatatgtatataatatacatatatacaaataaatatagtatattttatcagtattattttttggagtgatatatatatatatatatatatatatattttagtgtTACAATAATGTTGTGATATGTCACAACATTTACAAATATTAGTATATAGTCAATTAACTTAAAGAGATGCTTGTCAAGGGACTTATCTATTTTGCCAAATTTGGTCATGAAGAGAATGCCTTCCACTCAGCAATTGAACAAGTCCTTATTTGGACTTTTCTATTAACTTAGTGGGCAGCCATAAAGCCATTAGACAAATATGTAAAAGAGTTGTCATGTTGCTATATAAAAACAAAGGTCCTTAACTATACAACACAAGTCTTAGTTCTTCCCTTCCCTTCTCCAATTATAGTTGGTTTGCAAAATCAAAATGACAACTTCTGGGATATTGGGACAATGGCCCCTACTTGCATTTACTTTGGCAATTTGCTTAGTAGCAACTACTGTTGTTGCTGATTACTCTTATGGCTATACTTCTCCTTCACCTTACAACTCTAACAAGTATTACAAATCACCATCTCCGTCCAAATATCATGTCAATATTCTCTTACAGACATTATCCTTCACACTATTACAAGTCGTCTTCGCCATCAAAGTACCATAGCCATTCACCAAACGTTTACAAATCACCTCTACCTTTGAAGCATGAATATTACAAAGCACCAAAACCAACAAAATATTACAAATCGCCTCTACCTTTGAAGCACGATTACTACAAAGCACCAAAACCTACAAAATATTACAAATCACCTCTACCTTTGAAGCATGATTACTACAAAGCACCAAAACCAACAAAATATTACAAATCTCCTGCTCCTTCAAAGTACAACTACAAGTCACCGTCGCCGACTAAGTATTACAAGTCACCTACTCCTTCAAAGCACTACTACTATAAGTCACCATCACCAGCAAAATATTACAAATCACCTGCTCCATCGAAATACAACAAGCCAGTACCACCAACAAAATATTATAAGTCACCAGTTTACTACAAGTCTCCACCACCACCAGCTTATTATGAGAAATCGCCTTCTTATTACAAGTCACCTCCACCCCCTCCAAAATACTATGAACATTTACCCTCCTATTACAAAtctcccccacctccaccaaaaTACTACGAGCAGTCATCGTCTTCTTACAAAtctcccccacctccaccaaaaTATTACGAGCAGTCACCTTCATACAAGTCTCCACCTCCACCACCAAAATACTACGAGCAAATACCTCCAACTTACAGTGCACCACCTCTACCAAAAATCTCTGAACAATTACCATCATATTATAATTCACCACCACCACCATCGACAAACTACAATAAGCAAACTTCTACCTATGCATCAACTCCCCCACTTGAAAAGTACGATCAATCTCCCACCTACAGTTCACCTCCACCTCCATTACCGTCACCTCCACCAACCTACTACTAATTAATATTCAAGTCATTCGCCTCCAAAATAGCTATCATTTCCTTGCTTTCAACTTCTTAGCAAACACTTGTTTGGAGCGTCTCCCATTATTGTTCTACCTCAGTCCTAAACTACATGTATGCTTACAGAAATGATCATCTTTCATTGGTGTTATTTTACAATTTGTATTTGATATCTAATTAAGATTATTGAGAGCTATATTGATTCGGCTCATTGTATTAAGCTCTTTTTGAATTTAATCTCTTGAGAATTCTACTTTGCTTCTTATATATTCTTTGATAAGAATGGACCTTGgacctaactcaaccccaaaagctagcttatgAGGTGAGAATTACCCAagccatataaggagaccaaggaCCTCAAATCCCTCCGATGTGGGGCAACTCAACATTCTTTACTTCTTTGTCTAATACTGTTTGTCTCAATAAAGTTACTTCTTTCACCGGCCTACCAAAAAACATCCCGCAATAATGGGCATGGAGACAATTTTCGAAATCCAATCAAACTAATCTACACTCTAATGAAATCAATATAACAGTAATAAGACAATTAAAGAGTGGATGATATCAACTTGAAATGTCAtacataatataataaagaaaaagaacaaatatGCTGGCAGAGGACCCTACTCGAAATAAGTTTTAAATGTTTTTCCTTACGGGAAGTTTCGGATTAGAACTTGTTTTGATAGCCTTTCAGAGGAGTGAAACATCAGGCAGAAGGGATATACAGTTCTAGCCAGCCTTATCTTGCAGGTGATGTCGACGTCGAGTCTTGCAGGTGACATCGACGTTGAGTTGATGGCAGAAGTGAGCCACTCGGTGGTGCAGTACATAGTGGGTTTAATAGGTCACACACAAACAAATGgctctgaaacaaataaaaagGTGCAACAATCTATACCCGGACTGAAAAATTGTTGAAATTTTAATTTGGCTCTACCATAACCATAAGCATGCATAAATTAAGGAGATGTatgaaaaaaatatcaaatagcGAAGAAATGCATtaatttcaaaaaagaaatattGCAATACTCATTTTACTTAATTGGAAATACAAGTTGCTAAATGTTTCTCTAATCCCTTTGGACAACATTTGGTTGAAGATGAAAATACATTATtcaaaattgaagttgaaaaatAATTACGTTTGTTTTGTAAGCACAGCTTTCCTCTGGATCTTATATATGCGTTAAAAAATCTACTAGATATTTAAAAATAGGCCAAATACATCGACAACCCCTTAAAGTTGTCCGTACTTTTCACTTAGACACTTTATCTTAGGTCCGTTCCATTTGAATATTTCAACCAAGTCTTTACTGTGTCATTTAGACACAATATGCTGGCATGGCAAGGTAAGTGTTTCTCACATTTTCCAAGTGGTGAAATCATTTCAAAAAACAAACTCCACATACTTCTTGTCGGAAAATGTACAGCTTCTGCGGGGAAATTTTCCGACCATCTTCTTAGCCCAATTTTTTTTAGACTTGTTCACACCAATATAAGTATATCCTTCTTTAGATCTGGGCACACCATCACCACCTTTAAACCTGGCCACCTgtgaaaaaataaagtaaagtgattttttgaaaaaatatagaaTTCTCTAGAATGTCCTAGTGAAGTATCCTTGATATTTAGTAGACATATCTAGATGTTCTAGAATGTTGTGGGATGATAAGGTTATCTATTAGAGACATCTAGATATTCTAGAGTATTATGGAAAGATAAGGTTCACTAGATTTTTCTTGTACATGTTCTAGAATATTATCTAGAACCATCCTTAGAGAAGTATAAATAGGGGTGGTCTTAGGCATTTGTAAGCAAGCCAAAATCAAGAAAGCCTTCTTTCCTAAATAAGTTCTCCTATCTAAAATCTCTCTTCTCTTTTCAAGCTTCCTCTTCTTTAGTTGAATCCTCCAATCTTGATTAACGATCTTGGGCTAGCAGAAGGTCTCCGAATAATACTCTTCTTCTGCTATtctttacatggtatcagagccataagTCGGCTTCTGGATTTCAAGGTCGGGTTAGTGGTTGATTCAACTGGTTTCTCTAAATGGATTTGGGTGGTCGTGCTAATGGACTGGAGATGGAATTATTGAACCAGTCCAACTACAAGGTATGGAAGAGTTGTATGGAGTCATACCTTGTAGGTGAGGATTTGTGGGAAGTTGTCAATGAGAGCAACACAAGTCCTCTTGCTGACGCACCGAAAAATAGCAATGCACGTAAGAAGTGGAAGCAGATTAATGCTAAGACGGAGTTTGTCCTAAAGAGGTCCATCTCTCCTAATTTATTTGATCATATTATAAGGTGTAAATCAGCTCATGAAATATGGAGGACCTTCGATCGGCTGTTCAACAAGAAGGATGAAGCTCGGCTACAGATTTTGGAGAATGAGTTAGCTAACACCACTCAAGGTAATCTCTCGATCGCTGAGTATTTTTTGAAGGTTAAAAATCTGTGTTCTGAATTTTCTCTATTGAATCCGGACGAGGCTATCTCTGAAGCACGAATAAGAAGAATTATTATTCGTGGCTTAAAGCCAGAATACATTCCCTTTGTTACTTCGATTCAAGGATGGGTTCAACAACCATCTTTGGAAGAATTTGAGAATTTTCTATCGTCACAAGAGCTATTAGCCAAACAGATGGTTGATGTATCTATCAAAGAAGGGGAAGGAAATGTTCTAGTTGTCGATAAGAGGAACTTTAAAGGGAAATCAAGAGATAGCATGCACTTTCAATCCTCAAGTGGTTCGAGCTCGCCAGGAAAGAAGGGGGAGTCTTCCAGCAACGGTAAAAAGCCTTTAAAATATTACCGTTGTGGAAAAGTCGGGCACATAAAAAGATATTGTCGAGCCAAAGAGTGCAATATAGCTCAAATCAAGAaagttgttgaagaagaagaaaaagaagaagactggGGAAAGTGCTTCACAGCAGAGACTCGAGCAATAAATGCCATGGCTTCCATAAATTTTGAAAGAAACTGGATTGTGGATTTAGGATGTGGGCACCATCTCACTAGAGATCAATCCAAATTCTCCACCTTTCGCGAATACAACGGCCATGATGTCATTGTTACAGCAGATAATACAGTAAGGTACTGTTGTGATCAACGAGAAGCAAAAAGGCACTATCACCCTCAACAGTGTCTTTCACATTCCAGGTAtgaagaaaaatctattttcagttGCAAATGCTGGAAACTATTTGCTATTTAGCCCACGTGATGTGAAGTTCCTCGAAATATCAAGGTACTCAAGACAGATATCGTTCACTCAGGTAAGAGAGTTAACGATTTATATGTCTTATCTGCCTCTAATTCATATATTGAGAAGATGAGTAGCAATAATAATACACATCTTTGGCATGCTAGACTTGGACATCTAAGCATGGATAATTTAAATGCCATGGTAAAGTTGAATCTAGTAAAAGGTTTGCCTAACTTAAGAAATTTTGATGGAGGATAGGTTTGTGAAGGATGTCAATATGGAAAGGcacatcgtcttccatttgacaGATCCTTATCAAGGTGCAATGCCCCACTAGAACTTATTCACAGTGACTTGATGGGGCCAACGAGAACTCCTTCATTTTCAAGCTACTCTTATATGCTAattttcattgatgattttactaGATTCACTTAAATTTATTTTGTGAAGCACAAGTCAGAAGTTTTCAGTAAGTTTGTGGAGTTCAAAGAAACTGTTAAAGGTGAACTAGATTCCAGAATAAGGCGGCTACGAACTGATAATGGCGGTGAGTTTAtatcagataagtttctttccttttgtcGTCAGCATGCCATTAAAAGAGATCTGACATGCACTGATacgccacaacaaaatggagtggctGAAAGGAAGATCCTACACTTAACTGAGACATGTAAGAGTTGGCTTCATGCCAAGAATTTTACTAAAGCCTTGTGGGCTGAAGGTATGAAATGTGCAGTGTACGTGATTAACAAGATGCCGCTTTCTCAAAATAATATGAAGTTTCCCTATGAATTAATGTTTGGAGAAAAGCCTAGCGTGAAGCACCTCAGGGTTTTTGGTTCTATTTGTTATGTTCACATTTCGGATTCTCAACGGAGCAAGTTAGATGCCAAGGCAAGGAAATGCATCTTTGTCGGATATGATGAAAGGAAAAAGGGATGAAAGTGCATGGATCGTAAAACTCATCTCTTTGTTGTTTCAAGGGATGTCATATTCGACGAAGTCTCTTTGTATTATGGAGTTGCGCAAGAAGGGGCAGGTTATAAACCCATGAACCCTGAAACATCAAATCTGCCTAACACAAGTACTTCTTTAGATAATACAGTTGTTGAGGAGCTAAGAGAAAGTGGGAGCCCGAGAACTCAACTACATGAAACTCAACAAGAAGATGATTCATGTGGTTCAGGAAGACCAAAACGAACTATTGTCAAGCCAGCTCGTTTCAGAGATGAAAATTTCGTCAGCACATACTCATGTTCTTTTGCAAGACCAATTGAAGAACCTTCAGTATTTGGGGAAGCAAGACGAGCCAGAAATATAGTGCTGAGATCTTCACCAAGACACGTCTTAAAGAATCGGTTGAGTTCTTCCGCGACAAGTGTGAGATAGCTTCCAAAAAATCACTTTAAGGGGGAGtgtgagaaaaataaagtaagtgattttttggaaaaatatagAATTCTCTAGAATGTCCTAGTGAAGTATCCTTGATATTTAGTAGACATATCTAGATGTTCTAGAATGTTGTGGGAAGATAAGATTATATATTAGAGACATCTAGATATTCTAGAGTATTATGGAAAGATAAGGTTCACTAGATTTTTCTTGTACATGTTCTAGAATATTATCTAGAACCATCCTTAGAGAAGTATAAATAGGGGTGGTCTTAGGCATTTGTAAGCAAGCCAAAATCAAGAAAGCCTTCTTTCCTAAATAAGTTCTCCTATCTAAAATCTCTCTTCTCTTTTCAAGCTTCCTCTTCTTTAGTTGAATCCTCCAATCTTGGGCTAGCAGAAGGTCTCCGAATAATACTCTTCTTCTACTATTCTTTACACCACCATCATAAAGTTCTCATTTTTCCTCTCATTTTGAAGATCTAGTTGGCCGCTGCAATTCTGGTCATAAAAGTAGCAACGTCCCTACCTGCCTACCTCATCTTCACTATTATCTTCCACCATGGATGGCACAAACAAGAACTGTGACAAGAGCCCTCTCATTTTCACTCGTCCGGCGGAATTTTATTTTTTCCGATGAAGTTTCATTTTTTTCTCAACAGTTAAATGTTACTTGAATCAGAACCGGCTAGATTCAGGCTGATCTGGCCGGAAATAACAAGTTTTTGGCAACCCTTTTGCATTGGTGTCTTTTTCTCCtcgttttttctttttatttttgtctataaGTTATAGATCTAAAGGACTAAAAACATATGGTGAAACTCCACCATTTTTTAATCCGGTCGGAATTTTATTTCCGGCAACTTTGTGGTTTGGTTGGATATTCGTTTTTTCGGCAACCTTCATGCTTATGTTCGTTGATTTTTATGATTGAGTCCCATCTTTGGTACATTTAGATTGGGTTTGATTTCACTATCCTCAACTATTGCATTATATTCTGTTTGTTTGCCAATGATTTTATTGGTCGTTTGATGCTGCATTTTGAAGGGGAAAAAAATGACCAAGGGTCATTGGGGAAGATGACAGACGGGTGGGGTTAAGGTAAAATACACGTGTCTTTGTCTTATTCGTCAATCTAGCATGTGAATTACACGTTCCTTTTGTGTTTGGCGGCCTAAGAATTTTGTGTTCAAATGACATATTTGACTTGTGCTTGGAGTTTTCAAATGGAACAGACTTAAGATAGAGTGTCTAAGTGAAAAGTTTGGACAACATAAGGAGTTGTCGATGTATTTGGCCTTAAAAATATTTAGCTTTAACATGAGTGAGCTTACCGGTGGAAGCGAAACAGTACCCTAGCCTTTTTGATCCTTTATTATGGATATCAAAACAAGGGATTACTTCGCTCCTGTTTAACCAAAACAACAACAAGAACTCTTCAAATCCAAAAAAGTTAGGATCggttatatgaatcctcactgatCATGCCACTATCTGTATTGTGAAGATACATATTAGATTGACTAATTTTAAGCTAACAACTTCCCTCAATCCGGACCAGCAATATGAGCTTGCTTACATAGGCACAGTTTACTTTTCAACGAAAGTTAGGAAAGAGAAAAAGGCACGAACATCTTCTTTCTTGACAA harbors:
- the LOC107817324 gene encoding uncharacterized protein LOC107817324 — encoded protein: MDLGGRANGLEMELLNQSNYKVWKSCMESYLVGEDLWEVVNESNTSPLADAPKNSNARKKWKQINAKTEFVLKRSISPNLFDHIIRCKSAHEIWRTFDRLFNKKDEARLQILENELANTTQGNLSIAEYFLKVKNLCSEFSLLNPDEAISEARIRRIIIRGLKPEYIPFVTSIQGWVQQPSLEEFENFLSSQELLAKQMVDVSIKEGEGNVLVVDKRNFKGKSRDSMHFQSSSGSSSPGKKGESSSNGKKPLKYYRCGKVGHIKRYCRAKECNIAQIKKVVEEEEKEEDWGKCFTAETRAINAMASINFERNWIVDLGCGHHLTRDQSKFSTFREYNGHDVIVTADNTVRYCCDQREAKRHYHPQQCLSHSSPRDVKFLEISRYSRQISFTQHKSEVFSKFVEFKETVKGELDSRIRRLRTDNGGEFISDKFLSFCRQHAIKRDLTCTDTPQQNGVAERKILHLTETCKSWLHAKNFTKALWAEGMKCAVYVINKMPLSQNNMKFPYELMFGEKPSVKHLRVFGSICYVHISDSQRSKLDAKARKCIFVGYDERKKG